The following proteins are co-located in the uncultured Draconibacterium sp. genome:
- a CDS encoding DUF86 domain-containing protein, protein MDEILINKSATIDRCIKRIKEDYQDDFLTNFTKQDAVILNIERACQTSIDLATHIIRIKKLGIPQSHRDAFDKLEKAKLIPKSLSENLKSMAGFRNIAVHDYSSINIEVVINIIEHHLSDFQEFAAILNQ, encoded by the coding sequence ATGGACGAAATCCTGATCAATAAAAGTGCAACAATCGACCGCTGTATAAAAAGAATTAAGGAAGATTATCAGGACGATTTTCTCACCAATTTTACAAAACAAGATGCGGTAATATTAAATATTGAAAGGGCGTGCCAAACTTCAATTGATTTAGCAACGCATATTATTCGAATAAAAAAACTTGGCATCCCACAAAGTCACCGCGATGCTTTTGATAAATTAGAAAAAGCCAAATTGATTCCAAAATCGTTAAGTGAAAACCTAAAGTCAATGGCCGGATTCAGAAACATCGCTGTGCACGACTACAGTTCAATCAATATTGAAGTGGTAATAAACATTATCGAGCACCATTTAAGCGATTTTCAGGAATTTGCAGCTATTCTGAATCAGTAG
- a CDS encoding cytidine deaminase — protein MRIKELQILVYEYDTVVDLPEADQKLLLAAREAAKNAYAPYSKFCVGAALLLENGEIVLGSNQENADFTDGLCAERVAIFYANSTFPDVAVKALAVTAKNTNGLIEGPAQPCGSCRQVLVETEARYKRNIRVIMDGRKRIQVLEGADNLLPFAFKPNALG, from the coding sequence ATGCGAATTAAAGAGTTGCAAATTTTAGTTTACGAATACGATACTGTGGTTGACTTGCCGGAAGCCGACCAGAAGTTGTTATTGGCAGCGCGTGAAGCTGCTAAAAATGCGTATGCGCCGTATTCTAAATTTTGCGTTGGGGCAGCTTTGTTGTTGGAAAATGGTGAGATTGTTTTGGGGAGCAACCAGGAAAATGCCGATTTTACAGATGGTTTATGTGCCGAACGTGTTGCCATATTTTATGCAAATTCAACGTTCCCCGATGTTGCTGTTAAAGCACTTGCCGTAACTGCAAAAAATACTAACGGTTTAATTGAAGGACCTGCACAACCTTGCGGTTCCTGCCGTCAGGTTTTGGTCGAGACCGAAGCTCGTTATAAAAGAAACATTCGGGTTATTATGGATGGAAGAAAACGGATTCAGGTGTTGGAAGGGGCTGATAATTTATTGCCGTTTGCTTTTAAACCGAATGCACTGGGCTAA
- a CDS encoding DNA starvation/stationary phase protection protein has translation MNTKNQVVAEKLNSLLADYQIYYQNLRGLHWNVKGNMFFMLHEKYEELYNQASEVIDEIAERILMLGGQPFHTFGEYLKNAQLKEAVNVSDGKEGVEIVLNNTEYFLKRFNEILVQAQEAGDEGTAGLMSEWIGFAEKQIWMLKSYLN, from the coding sequence ATGAATACAAAGAATCAAGTTGTTGCAGAGAAATTAAATTCCTTATTGGCCGATTATCAGATTTATTATCAAAACCTTAGGGGTTTGCATTGGAATGTAAAAGGTAACATGTTTTTTATGTTGCACGAAAAGTACGAAGAGTTATACAATCAGGCATCGGAAGTGATTGATGAAATTGCAGAGCGTATTTTAATGTTGGGAGGCCAGCCGTTTCACACCTTTGGCGAGTACCTTAAAAATGCACAGTTAAAAGAAGCTGTAAACGTGTCGGACGGAAAAGAAGGTGTTGAAATTGTATTGAACAATACGGAGTATTTTTTGAAGCGTTTTAACGAAATTTTGGTTCAGGCCCAGGAAGCAGGTGATGAAGGAACTGCCGGATTGATGAGTGAATGGATTGGATTTGCCGAAAAACAAATATGGATGTTAAAGTCGTATTTGAACTAA
- a CDS encoding glucosaminidase domain-containing protein, translating into MRYISLFTLLVLITFTATAQISREEYIKRWQLIAIEEMNRSGIPASITMAQGCLESGNGNSELSRKSNNHFGIKCKKGWTGKKVYYDDDAKNECFRKYRTVEDSYVDHTNFLMGNPRYASLFELDPTDYKAWAKGLKKAGYATAHDYDKRLIKIIEENKLHRLDKKMNYQELAVFEQQSVSPGISNSLMLNPYNTHKVVKFNDIKSVVARKGDTYEMLAQEFGLSDWELYKFNDQRAGYRPVPNEVIYIQSKKGKASKTNLTHRVQQGESMHFISQMYGVKLKPLYKRNGMKAGQQPNAGQIIYLRNKRG; encoded by the coding sequence ATGAGATATATTTCCTTATTCACTTTGCTGGTTTTAATCACTTTTACTGCAACTGCGCAAATCTCGCGCGAAGAATACATAAAGCGCTGGCAGTTAATTGCTATCGAAGAAATGAACCGCAGTGGAATACCCGCAAGTATTACCATGGCACAGGGCTGTTTGGAATCGGGTAACGGCAACAGCGAATTGTCGAGAAAATCGAACAACCACTTTGGTATTAAGTGTAAAAAAGGATGGACCGGTAAAAAAGTATATTACGACGACGATGCAAAAAACGAATGTTTCAGAAAATACCGCACCGTGGAAGATTCGTATGTCGACCATACCAATTTTTTAATGGGTAATCCGCGTTATGCATCGCTTTTTGAATTAGATCCGACCGATTACAAAGCCTGGGCAAAAGGATTAAAAAAAGCCGGCTATGCCACGGCACACGATTACGACAAACGACTTATAAAAATTATTGAGGAGAATAAACTCCATCGTCTCGACAAAAAAATGAACTACCAGGAACTGGCTGTTTTTGAGCAACAAAGTGTTAGCCCGGGAATCTCTAATTCGTTGATGTTGAATCCATACAACACGCATAAAGTGGTAAAATTTAACGACATAAAATCGGTTGTGGCACGAAAAGGTGATACTTACGAAATGTTGGCTCAGGAATTTGGATTAAGCGATTGGGAATTGTATAAGTTTAACGACCAGCGTGCCGGTTACCGACCTGTGCCAAATGAAGTGATTTACATTCAGTCAAAAAAAGGAAAAGCATCAAAAACCAATTTAACACACCGCGTACAACAAGGCGAAAGCATGCATTTTATTTCGCAAATGTATGGAGTTAAATTAAAACCACTTTACAAACGAAATGGGATGAAAGCAGGCCAGCAACCCAATGCGGGGCAGATTATTTATTTACGCAATAAGCGAGGGTAA
- the dnaK gene encoding molecular chaperone DnaK, which produces MGKIIGIDLGTTNSCVSVMEGNEPVVIPNSEGKRTTPSIVAFVENGERKVGDPAKRQAITNPTKTIYSIKRFMGESFDGVTKEISRVPYTVVKGDNNTPRVQIDDRKYSPQEISAMVLQKMKKTAEDYLGQEVTEAVITVPAYFNDAQRQATKEAGEVAGLQVRRIINEPTAASLAYGMDKMDRDMKIAVFDLGGGTFDISILELGDGVFEVKSTDGDTHLGGDDFDQVIIDWLANEFKNDEGIDLRQDPMALQRLKEAAEKAKIELSSSSQTEINLPYIMPVNGIPKHLVKTLTRAKFEQLADTLINATIEPCRKALKNAGLSSSDIDEVILVGGSTRIPSIQEKVKEFFGKEPSKGVNPDEVVAVGAAIQGGVLTGEVKDVLLLDVTPLSLGIETMGGVMTKLIESNTTIPTKKSETFTTAADNQPSVEIHVLQGERPIASGNKTIGRFHLDGLPPARRGTPQIEVTFDIDANGILHVNAKDKATGKSQSIRIEASSGLSDDEITRMKAEAEANAEADKQAKETADKINQADSLIFQTEKQLSEFGDKLPADKKQPIEDALKKLKEAHASKDIAAIDAGMEELNTVFQAASQEMYNASQAQGGQPGGAQDPTAGAQQEQPKEDGEVTDVDFEEVK; this is translated from the coding sequence ATGGGAAAAATTATCGGAATTGATTTAGGAACCACAAACTCGTGTGTTTCGGTAATGGAAGGTAACGAACCAGTAGTTATCCCCAACAGCGAGGGAAAACGTACAACTCCTTCTATTGTAGCATTTGTAGAAAACGGCGAACGTAAAGTAGGTGATCCTGCTAAACGTCAGGCCATTACCAACCCAACAAAAACGATTTATTCGATTAAACGTTTTATGGGTGAATCGTTTGATGGTGTAACAAAAGAAATTTCGCGTGTACCATATACAGTAGTTAAAGGTGACAACAACACTCCACGTGTACAAATCGACGACAGAAAATACTCACCACAGGAAATTTCAGCAATGGTACTTCAGAAAATGAAGAAAACTGCTGAAGATTATCTTGGACAAGAAGTAACAGAAGCTGTAATTACTGTTCCTGCTTACTTTAACGATGCACAACGTCAGGCTACAAAAGAAGCCGGCGAAGTAGCAGGTCTGCAAGTTCGTCGTATTATTAACGAGCCTACTGCGGCTTCGTTGGCATACGGAATGGACAAAATGGACCGCGACATGAAAATTGCCGTGTTCGACCTTGGTGGTGGTACTTTCGATATCTCAATTCTTGAATTGGGTGACGGAGTATTTGAAGTAAAATCTACCGACGGTGATACTCACCTTGGTGGTGACGATTTCGACCAGGTAATTATTGATTGGCTGGCCAATGAATTTAAAAACGACGAAGGAATTGATTTACGTCAGGATCCAATGGCGTTGCAACGTTTGAAAGAAGCTGCCGAGAAAGCAAAAATCGAATTGTCGAGTTCTTCTCAAACTGAGATTAACCTGCCCTATATTATGCCGGTTAATGGTATTCCAAAACACTTGGTAAAAACTTTAACACGTGCAAAATTCGAGCAGTTGGCTGATACTTTAATCAATGCAACAATCGAGCCTTGCCGTAAAGCATTAAAAAATGCAGGATTGTCATCAAGCGATATCGACGAAGTAATTCTGGTAGGTGGTTCAACACGTATTCCTTCTATTCAGGAGAAAGTAAAAGAGTTCTTCGGAAAAGAGCCTTCAAAAGGTGTAAACCCCGATGAGGTGGTAGCCGTTGGTGCTGCTATTCAAGGTGGTGTTTTAACCGGTGAAGTAAAAGACGTTCTATTATTGGATGTAACTCCGCTTTCGTTGGGAATTGAAACAATGGGTGGTGTAATGACAAAATTAATTGAGTCGAACACAACCATTCCAACTAAAAAATCGGAAACATTTACCACTGCTGCCGACAACCAACCATCTGTTGAGATTCATGTTCTTCAGGGCGAGCGTCCAATTGCATCGGGTAACAAAACCATTGGTCGTTTCCACTTAGACGGACTTCCTCCTGCACGTCGTGGTACTCCTCAAATTGAGGTTACTTTCGATATCGATGCCAACGGTATTCTGCATGTAAATGCAAAAGACAAGGCAACAGGTAAATCGCAGTCGATTCGTATTGAAGCTTCTTCTGGTTTGAGCGACGACGAAATTACAAGAATGAAAGCGGAAGCTGAAGCAAATGCTGAAGCTGATAAACAAGCAAAAGAAACGGCTGACAAGATCAACCAGGCTGACAGTTTAATTTTCCAGACTGAAAAACAGTTGAGCGAGTTTGGCGATAAATTGCCTGCTGATAAAAAGCAACCCATTGAGGATGCTTTGAAAAAACTGAAAGAAGCTCACGCAAGCAAAGACATTGCTGCAATTGATGCCGGTATGGAAGAATTAAATACAGTATTCCAGGCTGCTTCTCAGGAAATGTACAATGCTTCGCAAGCGCAGGGCGGACAGCCAGGTGGAGCACAGGATCCAACTGCCGGAGCTCAGCAGGAACAGCCAAAAGAAGATGGCGAAGTAACTGATGTTGACTTTGAAGAAGTAAAATAG
- a CDS encoding sigma-70 family RNA polymerase sigma factor, with the protein MVDSELVQQVLNGNNNAFRFLVSKYQGLVVHVVGRIVQQQDELEDICQEVFIKVYKTLNRFRGDSKLSTWIAKIAYNTAISHFRKQKRRGEVSYNEQPALIANHNDLELNQKKLEKDEAQKYLLKLIETLPVNYRTVLTLFHLEEFSYKEIEEITGMPEGTIKSYLNRARKILKGKIEKVARLEQTNIFADYV; encoded by the coding sequence ATGGTAGACAGCGAACTGGTTCAGCAGGTTTTAAACGGAAATAACAATGCCTTTCGGTTTTTGGTATCTAAATATCAGGGACTGGTTGTTCATGTGGTTGGGCGAATTGTTCAGCAACAAGACGAACTGGAGGATATTTGCCAGGAGGTGTTTATTAAGGTGTATAAAACCTTAAACCGTTTTCGGGGTGACTCGAAGCTTTCTACCTGGATTGCAAAGATTGCTTACAATACCGCAATTTCGCATTTTCGGAAACAGAAACGAAGGGGAGAGGTATCGTACAACGAGCAGCCTGCTTTAATTGCAAACCACAACGATTTGGAATTAAACCAGAAAAAACTGGAAAAAGACGAAGCTCAAAAGTACCTGCTAAAGTTAATTGAAACGCTTCCGGTAAATTACCGGACCGTGCTGACGCTTTTTCATTTGGAAGAGTTCTCGTACAAAGAGATTGAAGAAATTACCGGAATGCCCGAGGGAACAATAAAAAGTTATTTGAACCGGGCACGAAAAATTTTGAAAGGCAAAATCGAAAAAGTTGCCCGTTTGGAACAAACTAATATTTTTGCAGATTATGTTTGA
- a CDS encoding RluA family pseudouridine synthase — MEVIYEDNHIIAINKACGEVVQGDKTGDETILDKVKQYLKIKYNKPGNVYLGLPHRIDRPTSGLLVLAKTGKVLPRLNKLFQTKSAVKKVYWAVVDKRPAKHTDTLENYIVKNEARNKSYVTDKTSEGAKLASLTYRHIASIERYHLLEVEIHTGRHHQIRVQLKNLGLHIKGDLKYGASRSNKDKGIHLHARKVELIHPVKKEPLVIIADPPKDPVWDEFMKLFSAGKFSPVHSV; from the coding sequence GTGGAAGTAATTTACGAGGATAACCATATAATTGCCATTAACAAAGCCTGTGGTGAAGTTGTGCAGGGAGACAAAACCGGCGACGAAACCATTTTGGACAAGGTAAAACAGTATCTGAAAATTAAATACAACAAACCCGGGAATGTATATTTGGGGCTACCACACCGAATTGACCGCCCAACAAGCGGACTACTCGTTTTGGCAAAAACCGGTAAAGTGCTTCCACGTTTAAATAAACTTTTTCAAACCAAAAGTGCAGTTAAAAAAGTGTATTGGGCGGTGGTCGATAAACGTCCGGCAAAACATACCGACACACTGGAAAATTACATCGTTAAAAACGAAGCACGCAATAAAAGTTATGTAACCGACAAAACTTCAGAGGGAGCCAAACTGGCAAGTTTAACGTATCGGCACATTGCCAGCATTGAACGCTACCATTTGCTCGAAGTTGAAATACATACCGGACGTCACCATCAGATAAGAGTTCAACTAAAAAATTTGGGTTTGCACATTAAAGGAGATTTAAAATACGGAGCATCCCGATCGAACAAGGACAAAGGCATTCATTTGCATGCCCGAAAAGTTGAATTGATACATCCGGTAAAAAAAGAGCCACTGGTTATTATTGCCGATCCTCCAAAAGATCCGGTTTGGGATGAATTTATGAAACTATTTTCTGCCGGAAAGTTTAGCCCAGTGCATTCGGTTTAA
- a CDS encoding hydrogen peroxide-inducible genes activator, which translates to MNLNQLEYLKELYLQGNFSRAAEKLNLTQPALSLQIQKLEEEIDFKLLDRTKRPLQFTDEGKLFYQKSLEILKSIEELKQISFEISEEVKGNLSVGIIPTLAPYLVPLFIHRLNSQFPELTLEVSELKTEEIISGLKLGNLDCGIISTPVSAAGVEFTPLFYERFYIYISENHALFKNGSIAANQLNEEEIWYLEEGNCFQNQVNSICKINRQQNNSQNLIYRSSSIESLRKIVENKKGITFLPELATITIPSEFEDLIKDFAGEQPVREVSLVTLKSFSKERQVAALQQIVSESIPQRMKTKPKSWIVDTNIKA; encoded by the coding sequence ATGAATTTGAATCAACTCGAATACCTGAAAGAGCTGTACTTACAAGGAAATTTTTCGCGTGCAGCAGAGAAGTTAAATCTCACCCAGCCGGCGTTATCGCTGCAAATTCAGAAACTGGAAGAAGAAATCGATTTTAAATTGCTCGATCGTACCAAACGACCGTTACAGTTTACCGATGAAGGAAAACTGTTTTACCAAAAATCGCTCGAGATTTTAAAAAGTATTGAAGAACTGAAGCAAATATCATTCGAAATTAGTGAGGAAGTAAAAGGAAATCTTTCGGTTGGGATAATACCGACCCTCGCCCCGTATCTGGTACCCCTTTTTATTCACCGGCTTAACAGCCAATTTCCCGAACTTACATTGGAAGTAAGCGAATTAAAAACCGAAGAAATAATTTCGGGATTGAAACTGGGAAATTTAGATTGCGGAATAATTTCAACTCCCGTTTCTGCTGCCGGAGTGGAGTTTACGCCCCTGTTTTACGAACGTTTTTACATATACATTTCAGAAAATCACGCATTATTTAAAAACGGCAGCATTGCCGCCAACCAACTGAATGAAGAAGAAATATGGTATTTGGAAGAGGGCAACTGTTTTCAGAACCAGGTAAATTCGATTTGCAAAATAAACAGGCAACAAAATAATTCGCAAAACCTGATTTACCGAAGCAGCTCTATCGAATCGCTTCGAAAAATTGTAGAAAACAAAAAAGGAATTACCTTTTTACCCGAACTGGCAACCATTACAATTCCTTCCGAGTTTGAAGATCTGATAAAAGATTTTGCAGGAGAACAGCCTGTTCGTGAAGTTAGTCTGGTTACACTAAAAAGTTTTTCGAAAGAACGACAAGTGGCTGCCTTACAACAAATTGTTAGCGAAAGTATTCCTCAGCGGATGAAAACCAAACCTAAAAGCTGGATTGTGGATACAAACATTAAAGCCTAA
- a CDS encoding PIG-L family deacetylase, which yields MKKIKTTLIILLSLVVVIWVIAKAFQLYLFSDDVKNVASLTQELNAKKVMIVFAHPDDESYTTELLVNAETENIKTALLTFTPGDAGTQMPQVCQQQFLGDIRKAEVYKSGFQLGVDYQKVFDYGDGTLEKQNLQELQDKIVRELIQFQPDLVVTFWPESGMTMHPDHRTIGKATQLAFNQYLARQTKIAPRLAYTIMPPKVLSLLENEAMIKLQASANFSIKADPWVKTRLWEINASQQQFVKNYTGMPAWLLYRLLNREYYFVEGTK from the coding sequence ATGAAAAAGATTAAAACAACGCTAATCATTCTATTATCGCTTGTAGTTGTAATCTGGGTTATTGCAAAAGCATTTCAACTGTATTTGTTTTCTGATGATGTAAAAAACGTTGCCTCGCTAACACAGGAATTAAATGCTAAAAAAGTGATGATTGTGTTTGCTCATCCCGATGATGAATCGTACACAACCGAACTTCTGGTAAATGCTGAAACAGAAAATATAAAAACCGCTCTGCTGACATTTACTCCCGGTGACGCAGGAACACAAATGCCTCAAGTGTGCCAGCAACAGTTTTTAGGAGACATAAGAAAAGCAGAAGTGTACAAAAGCGGATTTCAGCTGGGAGTTGATTATCAGAAAGTATTTGATTACGGCGATGGTACGCTTGAAAAGCAAAACTTACAGGAATTGCAGGATAAAATTGTACGGGAACTGATTCAATTTCAACCCGATTTAGTTGTTACCTTTTGGCCCGAAAGCGGAATGACCATGCATCCCGATCACCGAACAATAGGGAAAGCCACTCAGCTGGCGTTTAACCAATATTTGGCCCGGCAAACAAAAATCGCACCACGGCTGGCTTACACAATTATGCCGCCAAAAGTTTTAAGCCTACTGGAAAACGAAGCAATGATTAAACTGCAGGCAAGCGCCAATTTCTCAATAAAAGCCGATCCTTGGGTAAAAACGCGTCTTTGGGAAATTAATGCCTCACAACAGCAATTTGTTAAAAACTACACCGGAATGCCGGCCTGGTTGCTGTACCGGCTGCTAAATCGTGAATATTACTTTGTTGAAGGAACAAAATGA
- a CDS encoding twin-arginine translocation signal domain-containing protein, which translates to MNDYEESRRTFLAKLGLTVGAVAVGSTKLSATVLNDKADFVLTSEQKQLMENYEVWMDKFIPAVQAQRADQNDQLAKAKIMELSEQAESWRAELTEYMKDENFARYYMTATERLTKEVY; encoded by the coding sequence ATGAATGATTACGAAGAATCGAGAAGGACGTTTTTAGCGAAGTTGGGCTTAACGGTTGGCGCCGTTGCTGTGGGATCAACTAAACTTTCGGCAACTGTACTAAATGATAAGGCCGATTTTGTTCTAACAAGTGAACAGAAGCAACTTATGGAGAACTACGAAGTGTGGATGGATAAATTTATTCCGGCAGTACAAGCGCAAAGAGCAGATCAGAATGATCAGCTTGCCAAAGCAAAAATTATGGAGTTGAGCGAGCAAGCCGAAAGTTGGCGGGCAGAACTAACAGAATACATGAAAGATGAAAACTTTGCACGTTACTACATGACAGCCACCGAACGTTTAACAAAAGAAGTGTATTAA
- the panB gene encoding 3-methyl-2-oxobutanoate hydroxymethyltransferase → MSVHSEVRKVTTHRLSEMKLRGEKISMLTSYDYSMAQLVDEAGVDVILVGDSASNVMAGHETTLPITLNEMIYHGASVVRAVKRAHVVVDLPFGTYQGDSKEALISAIRIMKETAADSVKLEGGAEVIESVKRILSAGIPVMGHLGLMPQSIHKFGTYTVRAKKDAEAEKLISDAKLLEEAGCYAIVLEKIPAELGETVASELKIPVIGIGAGGGVDGQVLVIHDMLGITQQFSPRFLRRYHNLAAEIKGAVGSYINDVKSQDFPNEKEQY, encoded by the coding sequence ATGTCAGTACACAGCGAAGTTAGAAAAGTTACTACGCACCGCCTGTCAGAAATGAAATTGCGTGGTGAAAAAATATCGATGTTGACCTCGTACGATTACAGTATGGCTCAATTGGTTGACGAAGCCGGAGTGGATGTAATTTTAGTTGGCGACTCAGCATCGAATGTGATGGCGGGACACGAAACTACCTTGCCAATTACCTTAAATGAGATGATATACCACGGAGCATCGGTGGTTCGTGCAGTAAAACGTGCACATGTTGTGGTTGATTTGCCGTTTGGAACTTACCAGGGCGATTCGAAAGAAGCGCTTATTTCGGCCATTCGAATTATGAAAGAGACGGCTGCCGACTCGGTAAAGCTGGAAGGTGGTGCCGAAGTAATTGAATCGGTAAAACGTATTCTTTCTGCCGGAATTCCGGTTATGGGGCACCTGGGATTAATGCCGCAGTCGATTCATAAATTTGGAACCTACACCGTTCGTGCAAAAAAAGATGCTGAAGCTGAAAAGTTAATCAGCGATGCCAAATTATTGGAAGAAGCAGGTTGTTATGCCATTGTTTTGGAAAAAATTCCTGCTGAACTTGGCGAAACTGTAGCCTCTGAGCTTAAAATTCCGGTAATTGGAATTGGCGCCGGAGGTGGTGTTGACGGGCAAGTTTTAGTAATTCATGACATGCTGGGGATTACGCAACAATTCTCACCTCGTTTTTTAAGAAGGTATCACAATCTGGCTGCTGAAATAAAAGGTGCAGTTGGAAGTTATATCAACGATGTAAAATCGCAAGATTTCCCCAACGAGAAGGAGCAGTATTAA
- a CDS encoding nucleotidyltransferase domain-containing protein yields the protein MLLKETEIQIINFLQTKIQNLSGIYVYGSYALNQETSDSDIDLAFLTEDKISAVEKWKIQEELAALLDKDIDLVDVKNASTVLRKEIVEKGKLIYCADKYKTDSFEMTSYSMYLDLNESRKHILNDYEEKYGRNPDQ from the coding sequence ATGCTGTTAAAAGAAACTGAAATACAAATTATCAACTTTCTGCAAACTAAAATTCAAAATTTAAGTGGAATTTATGTTTATGGAAGTTATGCCTTGAATCAGGAAACTTCTGATAGTGACATCGATCTGGCATTTCTAACTGAAGACAAGATTTCGGCTGTAGAAAAATGGAAAATTCAGGAAGAATTGGCTGCTTTGCTTGACAAAGACATTGATTTGGTAGATGTAAAAAATGCAAGCACTGTTTTGCGCAAAGAAATAGTAGAAAAAGGGAAGCTTATTTATTGTGCAGATAAATACAAAACTGATTCTTTTGAAATGACAAGCTATTCGATGTACCTGGATTTAAATGAAAGCAGAAAGCATATATTAAACGATTACGAAGAAAAATATGGACGAAATCCTGATCAATAA
- a CDS encoding DUF5009 domain-containing protein, which produces MATKSLRTEPQKRLQSLDALRGFDMFWITGGGILSIALSKITGIEWMETQMHHAHWEGFHFEDLIFPLFMFIAGVAIPFSIKTKLEKNISSKRLALKAFKRMLILIVLGILYNGTFQNGFADGRIASVLGQIGIAYFFASLIVIYTDTLRSRIIWLVGILTGFGIIQLLIPVPGVGAGVLTPEGCINGYIDQMLLPGRLHGGTFDPEGILCSLSATGITLMGTIAGNILRKKQTTDWQKIGYMAAIGAGLIILALVFSTFYPIIKKCWTSTFNMLAGGISFLLMALFYLIIDHWKFQAWAFYFRVIGMNSIFIYMFTRIIDMQYVTEFFFGWLAKPMGKGGDFFILIAGLALLWSLLYYMYKKKIFLRV; this is translated from the coding sequence ATGGCAACTAAATCTTTACGAACCGAACCCCAAAAGCGACTTCAATCATTAGATGCACTGCGTGGATTTGATATGTTTTGGATAACCGGCGGCGGGATATTATCCATTGCTCTTTCTAAAATTACCGGGATAGAATGGATGGAAACACAAATGCATCACGCGCACTGGGAGGGATTTCACTTTGAAGATTTAATATTTCCCTTGTTTATGTTTATTGCCGGGGTGGCCATTCCTTTTTCAATTAAAACAAAACTCGAAAAAAATATATCATCAAAACGTTTGGCACTAAAAGCATTTAAACGAATGCTGATTTTAATCGTTTTGGGAATTTTATACAACGGTACTTTTCAGAATGGTTTTGCCGATGGCAGAATTGCCAGTGTGCTTGGCCAGATTGGTATCGCCTACTTTTTTGCATCACTTATAGTTATTTATACCGATACTTTACGCAGCCGGATAATATGGCTGGTTGGAATCCTTACCGGTTTTGGCATTATTCAGTTACTAATTCCCGTTCCCGGAGTTGGAGCCGGAGTTTTAACCCCCGAAGGTTGTATTAACGGTTACATCGATCAAATGCTATTGCCGGGGCGCTTACACGGTGGCACTTTCGATCCGGAAGGAATTTTATGCAGTCTTTCGGCTACCGGAATTACTTTAATGGGAACCATTGCCGGAAATATACTTCGCAAAAAACAAACTACCGACTGGCAAAAAATCGGATACATGGCAGCCATCGGGGCAGGACTTATAATATTGGCACTTGTATTTTCTACATTCTACCCCATTATTAAAAAATGCTGGACATCAACATTTAACATGCTGGCCGGAGGAATAAGCTTTTTATTAATGGCGCTTTTTTACCTGATTATTGACCATTGGAAATTTCAAGCATGGGCTTTTTACTTTCGCGTAATTGGTATGAATTCGATATTTATTTACATGTTTACACGCATTATTGACATGCAATATGTAACCGAATTTTTCTTTGGCTGGCTGGCAAAACCAATGGGAAAAGGTGGAGACTTTTTCATTTTAATTGCGGGTCTTGCACTGCTTTGGTCATTACTGTATTACATGTACAAGAAAAAGATTTTTCTGCGCGTTTAA